One stretch of Kwoniella newhampshirensis strain CBS 13917 chromosome 5, whole genome shotgun sequence DNA includes these proteins:
- a CDS encoding 40S ribosomal protein uS15: protein MHSKGKGISASALPYRRSQPSWSKATPEEVIDQIFKLARRGLSPSQIGVILRDSQGVPQVKSVTGNKILRILKTNGLAPSIPEDMYHLIKKAVSVRKHLERNRGDKDAKFRMILIESRIHRLARYYIKTQQVPATFKYEAATASTLVA from the exons ATGCACTCCAAAGGAAAGGGTATCTCCGCCTCTGCTCTCCCTTATCGACGATCCCAACCTTCCTGGTCCAAGGCCACCCCCGAGGAAGTCATCGACCAGATCTTCAAGCTCGCTCGACGAGgtctctccccttctcagATTGGTGTCATCCTCCGTGACTCCCAGGGTGTCCCTCAGGTCAAGAGCGTCACCGGTAACAAGATCCTCCGAATCTTGAAGACCAACG GTCTCGCCCCCTCCATCCCCGAGGACATGTACCACCTCATCAAGAAGGCCGTTTCCGTCCGAAAGCACCTCGAGCGAAACCGAGGTGACAAGGATGCCAAgtt CCGAATGATTCTCATCGAGTCCCGAATCCACCGTCTCGCTCGATACTACATCAAGACCCAGCAGGTCCCCGCTACCTTCAAGTACGAGGCTGCCACCGCTTCCACCCTTGTCGCTTAA
- a CDS encoding phosphatidylglycerol/phosphatidylinositol transfer protein has product MKFTILALLPLLATTASASLAADALGWAGELVSGSGGKSGVVGVKDGEVRTMDSWSYVDCGLATDAVQIKSIKVSPDPPVPGKNLTVFVDADVLDVLEEGAYADVTVKLGLIKLLQKQFDVCEEARDANATVQCPVQPGPYSVAQTVELPKEIPKAKFSVQVRGYTAEEEDMICLDLFVDFMKK; this is encoded by the exons ATGAAGttcaccatcctcgctcttctgcctcttctcgcAACTACCGCTTCCGCCTCTCTCGCCGCTGATGCGTTGGGCTGGGCGGGAGAGTTGGTCTCGGGTTCAGGTGGCAAGTCCGGTGTGGTCGGTGTCAAAGATGGGGAAGTGAGGACTATGGATTCATGGAGCTATGTCGAttgtg GTCTCGCAACCGATGCTGT GCAAATCAAGTCCATCAAAGTATCCCCCGATCCTCCCGTCCCTGGAAAGAACCtcaccgtcttcgtcgatgCCGACGTTCTCGATGTCCTTGAG GAAGGAGCATACGCCGATGTCACTGTCAAACTCGGCTTGATCAAGTTGTTACAGAAGCAATTTGACGTGTGTGAAGAAGC CCGAGACGCAAATGCTACCGTCCAGTGCCCCGTCCAGCCCGGTCCTTACTCTGTTGCTCAGACCGTCGAACTTCCCAAGGAGATCCCAAAGG CCAAGTTCTCTGTTCAGGTCCGTGGTTACACcgctgaagaagaagacatgatctgcctcgacctctttgTTGACTTC ATGAAGAAGTAG
- a CDS encoding 40S ribosomal protein eS6, whose product MKINFANPATGAQKLVDFDDERKTRVFLEKRMGQEVAIDSLGEEWAGYVVRITGGNDKQGFPMKQGVLLQNRTRLLLADGHSCYRARRDGERKRKSVRGCIVGNDIGVLAVAIVKQGNADVPGLTDTVLPKRLGPKRATKIRKFFNLSKEDDVRKFVVRREVTKKNGKTTTKAPKIQRLVTPLRLQRKRHLRSLKKRRTEAQKETVADYKAALAKHAEERKVHHAAVKAAKKARR is encoded by the exons ATGAAGATCAACTTCGCCAACCCCGCCACTGGCGCCCAAAAGCTCGTCGATTTCGACGATGAGCGAAAGAC CCGAGTGttcttggagaagaggatgggacAGGAGGTCGCCATCGACTCCCTTGGAGAGGAGTGGGCCGGTTACGTCGTCAGGATCACCGGTGGTAACGACAAGCAGGGTTTCCCCATGAAGCAGG GTGTCCTCTTGCAAAACCGAACCAGGCTCCTTCTCGCCGACGGTCACTCTTGTTACcgagctcgacgagatggtgagaggaagaggaag TCCGTCCGAGGCTGCATCGTCGGCAACGACATCGGTGTCCTCGCCGTCGCCATCGTCAAACAGGGCAACGCCGACGTCCCCGGTCTCACCGACACCGTCCTCCCCAAGCGACTCGGTCCCAAGCGAGCCACCAAGATCCGAAAGTTCTTCAACTTGtccaaggaggatgacgtcAGGAAGTTTGTCGTTCGACGAGAGGTCACCAAGAAGAACGGAaagaccaccaccaagGCCCCCAAgatccag CGCCTTGTCACCCCCCTGCGTCTCCAGAGGAAGCGTCACCTCCGATCgctcaagaagaggaggaccgAGGCCCAGAAGGAGACCGTCGCCGACTACAAGGCCGCTCTCGCCAAGCACgccgaggagaggaaggtccACCACGCCGCCGTCAAGGCTGCCAAGAAGGcccgaaggtga